GTGGAGAATCAATCTACTATGATGAACAGAGCAAATTCGTGTGCAACACGCAGCAACCCGGTTGCGAGAACGTTTGCTATGATGCTTTTGCACCGTTGTCGCACGTTCGATTCTGGGTCTTCCAGATCATTCTTATTACAACCCCCTCCATAATGTACTTGGGCTTTGCCATGCACCGCATCGCTCGCCAGCCAGACGAATACCGGAGGCGGCTGGACAAATCCAAAAGCAGCCGCAAAAAAAGGGCGCCAATGATTCATCGCGGAGCCAAACGAGATTATGAAGAAGCGGAGGATGACAACGAAGAGGACCCAATGATCAGTGAAGAGCTAGTACTTGAGAAAGATGCCGAGGACGGTGACAAAAAGAAACACGATGGACGCAGACGCATCAAGCAGGACGGACTGATGAAGGTTTATGTGCTGCAGTTGCTCTTCCGCTCCATTCTGGAAGTCGGGTTCCTGTTTGGACAATATATTTTGTACGGCTTCGAAGTCATCCCATCATACGTGTGCACACGGAGCCCATGTCCTCATACGGTGGACTGTTTTGTGTCTCGTCCCACTGAAAAGACAATCTTCCTTCTCATCATGTATGCAGTCAGCGCGTTGTGCCTTCTACTCAACCTGTGCGAGCTCTTCCACCTGGGCATTGGTGGCATTCGTGATTCCCTGCGGAGTAGGAATCGAGACACAGAAGTGAATCAGTACTCTAAAAAGACCCCCAGTGCCCCACCTAACTATCAGTCTGTGCTGAAAAAGGGCAAGGTGCCCAATGGCAAGCTGTATCCAGAGAATGCTGCGACTGATGCCTTTGAGTTGCCGGTGGCCCATTCGGGATTGCATGACCTGGACCAACTACGTCAGCATCTCAAGCTGGCCCAGGAACAACTGGACTTGGCCTTTCAGCTAAACAGCACGGCCAATACTGCCCATCAGTCCCGGAGTAGCAGTCCTGAGGCAAACAGCATAGCGGCAGAGCAGAATAGACTCAACTTCGCTCATGAGAAGGGAGGAGTCTGTGAAAAATCAGGTAAGGTTCTCTACTACTTTTACCTTTCTTCTCGAGGGTAACGGTGCTCCTTCAGTTCTTACCCCCTTCTGGTTTGACTACGGTCACCTTCTCTTCATTATTAGAAGTAGTTACTTTGTACATCACTGAAAGCTCAATACTTTTAGTATATTTAGCTATGTCTGATACACAAAGGTAATTCTGAAATTTGGAAAGATCAGctacatgtacatttttgttgagtttatttatactgtaaacATCCTCATAGTGTCAAAGAGCAACTCCCACCAATGCATGAATGATATGTACATTGGAAGCCTTCACTTCTTATTCACTCACCTCTGTCAGGCTAGGAGACTCGCCCTTTGCACCAGTGAAGCTTTTAATTCTGCTAGCTTGGTGCTATTTGCCCTATCCTATTCCTGGACTGTAGATGATATCAGTACATGGGTAATGCCAACCTTAAAGCAAGCCTGTGATTTACATGCAGGGCTTTACAGGTTTTCTATAATCCACTTCCCCCAACACCACTCC
The Pyxicephalus adspersus chromosome 7, UCB_Pads_2.0, whole genome shotgun sequence genome window above contains:
- the LOC140335455 gene encoding gap junction gamma-1 protein-like, with the translated sequence MSWSFLTRLLEEINNHSTFVGKVWLTVLIIFRIVLTAVGGESIYYDEQSKFVCNTQQPGCENVCYDAFAPLSHVRFWVFQIILITTPSIMYLGFAMHRIARQPDEYRRRLDKSKSSRKKRAPMIHRGAKRDYEEAEDDNEEDPMISEELVLEKDAEDGDKKKHDGRRRIKQDGLMKVYVLQLLFRSILEVGFLFGQYILYGFEVIPSYVCTRSPCPHTVDCFVSRPTEKTIFLLIMYAVSALCLLLNLCELFHLGIGGIRDSLRSRNRDTEVNQYSKKTPSAPPNYQSVLKKGKVPNGKLYPENAATDAFELPVAHSGLHDLDQLRQHLKLAQEQLDLAFQLNSTANTAHQSRSSSPEANSIAAEQNRLNFAHEKGGVCEKSGL